One window of the Granulicella arctica genome contains the following:
- a CDS encoding DNRLRE domain-containing protein, with product MRLQVRRSCRIGGLWLAFTGAILGVPLRAQQATLVADAHVNSALPAVNSGAISNLNVGNGYTTLLQFDLGLLPSGTTATQVTRAILLLYCNRINTAGPVSLSAVNAAWGEYSVTWQTLPTLAASAQTVSVSQAGAYVAIDVTAQVKGWITTPTSNNGVALTATTADLQFDSKENDQTAHAPVLQIALASSGATGATGLTGLTGPAGAAGPAGANGTTGSSGAAGVQGLKGDAGSAGSTGPAGLTGPAGSAGASGPVGSAGLVGPAGAPGLVYQGTYTSTTNYTLGDVVLWQGASYASLAAANHGNTPSLVTSAWGVLTAVGPAGIAGPQGVVGSTGSQGLPGFVGPAGPLGTQGVAGPQGPSGAQGLTGPAGSTGDHGAQGLQGIAGQAGAQGIPGSTGAQGLSGPIGLQGIAGPVGMSFQGAYSSITNYGLGEGVLYGGAGYVSLTASNHGNTPDLSPAQWAEFASGGAGPAGPTGPIGITGASGASGLNGATGIAGPQGAIGPQGPAVANYTGAYLSATNYALHDAVSYNGSTYVSLTATNHGNTPDQSPQQWAVLAAQGIAGPIGSAGIAGPAGAAGTSGVAGAAGPQGPPVQFSGGWIISTTYTIGQAISYAGSSYIALTANTGRQPDLSPQYWGLLAQAGVGSAGATGPTGPQGSLGFPGPIGVTGTSGPQGIQGLVGALGPSGATGPAGSAGPTGATGIAGLAYRGTYVSNTNYGLNDAVTFQGASYISLTTTNVGQTPGLSANWSLLAAQGAAGAVGARFRGPWGSGVPYALSDAVSFAGSTYLAQAANSALEPDTNPAIWSVMASIGATGPTGPSGPSGQAATITVGSVATGLAGSPASVTNSGSSAAAVLNFIIPQGAAGSSGGGSSGSGISAASVYHPISNSFLFYSVTTANSGITDTAPVLTWVPNGCTATSLMVYSEQGNQITVRLRQGSPTALNDTALTCTASANIPCTATGSVPVPPGSFIDLSVLGANGTASPVWTALVCN from the coding sequence ATGCGCCTGCAAGTAAGAAGATCGTGCAGGATTGGAGGGCTGTGGCTGGCGTTCACGGGGGCGATCCTCGGTGTGCCGCTCCGCGCCCAACAAGCAACATTAGTAGCTGACGCCCACGTCAACAGCGCCCTCCCTGCAGTCAACAGCGGAGCCATCTCCAACCTCAACGTCGGCAACGGCTATACGACCCTCCTGCAGTTCGACCTCGGCCTCCTGCCTAGCGGAACCACCGCTACCCAGGTCACCCGTGCCATCCTCCTCCTCTACTGCAACCGGATCAACACCGCAGGCCCCGTCTCGCTCAGCGCCGTCAACGCCGCATGGGGCGAGTACAGCGTCACCTGGCAGACCCTCCCCACTCTCGCAGCCTCCGCCCAGACCGTCTCCGTCAGCCAAGCCGGAGCCTATGTCGCCATCGATGTCACGGCACAGGTCAAAGGCTGGATCACGACCCCAACCTCGAACAACGGCGTCGCCCTTACTGCCACAACCGCTGACCTCCAGTTCGACAGCAAAGAAAATGACCAGACGGCCCACGCACCCGTCCTCCAGATCGCGCTCGCAAGCAGCGGAGCCACAGGCGCAACCGGCCTCACCGGGCTAACCGGCCCAGCAGGCGCAGCCGGTCCCGCCGGGGCCAACGGAACAACCGGCTCAAGCGGAGCAGCCGGCGTACAAGGTCTAAAAGGCGATGCAGGCTCAGCAGGGTCAACCGGCCCCGCAGGACTCACCGGTCCCGCAGGTTCCGCCGGTGCATCTGGTCCAGTCGGGAGCGCAGGCCTCGTCGGTCCAGCCGGGGCACCCGGACTGGTCTATCAAGGTACCTACACCTCAACCACAAACTACACCCTGGGCGATGTTGTTCTCTGGCAAGGGGCAAGCTACGCCTCACTCGCCGCAGCAAACCACGGCAACACACCCAGCCTTGTCACGTCCGCATGGGGTGTCCTTACGGCAGTTGGACCCGCAGGCATAGCAGGCCCGCAGGGAGTCGTCGGCTCTACTGGTTCGCAAGGGCTCCCCGGCTTTGTCGGACCCGCCGGCCCACTCGGCACCCAGGGCGTCGCCGGTCCGCAAGGTCCCTCAGGCGCTCAAGGCCTTACCGGCCCCGCTGGCTCCACCGGCGACCACGGCGCTCAAGGTCTGCAGGGAATCGCCGGACAGGCAGGCGCGCAGGGCATCCCAGGCTCCACCGGCGCACAGGGACTCTCCGGCCCGATCGGCCTGCAGGGAATCGCCGGTCCCGTCGGGATGAGCTTTCAAGGCGCGTACTCCTCGATAACGAACTACGGCTTAGGCGAAGGCGTCCTGTACGGAGGCGCTGGCTACGTCTCCCTCACCGCCAGCAACCACGGCAACACGCCCGATCTCAGCCCCGCGCAATGGGCGGAGTTCGCCTCAGGAGGCGCTGGCCCCGCCGGTCCAACAGGCCCAATCGGCATCACCGGAGCCAGCGGCGCTTCAGGGCTGAACGGCGCAACCGGCATCGCTGGCCCACAAGGAGCCATCGGCCCACAGGGACCTGCCGTGGCGAACTACACCGGAGCATACCTCTCCGCGACCAACTACGCGCTACACGACGCCGTCAGCTACAACGGCTCAACCTATGTCTCGCTTACCGCCACCAATCACGGCAACACGCCCGACCAGAGTCCTCAGCAATGGGCAGTCCTGGCCGCGCAGGGAATCGCGGGACCAATCGGCTCAGCCGGGATCGCCGGACCTGCAGGTGCTGCCGGAACGTCTGGAGTCGCCGGAGCCGCAGGCCCACAAGGACCTCCCGTCCAGTTCTCAGGCGGCTGGATCATCAGCACCACCTACACCATTGGCCAGGCGATCTCCTACGCCGGTTCAAGCTACATTGCCCTGACAGCAAACACAGGCCGCCAACCCGATCTCAGCCCACAATACTGGGGTCTCCTCGCGCAGGCGGGCGTTGGCTCGGCTGGGGCAACCGGCCCCACCGGCCCACAAGGAAGCCTCGGTTTCCCCGGCCCTATCGGTGTCACGGGCACCTCCGGCCCGCAAGGGATTCAAGGGCTCGTCGGCGCCCTCGGGCCCTCCGGAGCAACAGGCCCAGCCGGTTCAGCGGGACCGACCGGAGCCACAGGCATCGCCGGGCTGGCCTATCGCGGCACCTACGTCTCGAACACCAACTACGGCCTCAACGATGCCGTCACGTTTCAGGGCGCAAGCTACATCTCCCTCACCACAACCAACGTAGGCCAGACCCCAGGCCTGAGCGCGAACTGGAGCCTGTTAGCCGCGCAAGGTGCAGCCGGAGCCGTCGGAGCCCGTTTCCGAGGCCCCTGGGGCTCAGGCGTTCCGTACGCGCTTAGCGATGCCGTCTCCTTTGCCGGGTCAACCTACCTGGCGCAGGCAGCCAACTCCGCGCTCGAACCGGATACCAACCCAGCAATATGGTCGGTCATGGCCAGCATCGGAGCCACCGGTCCCACAGGCCCATCCGGCCCCTCAGGGCAAGCCGCAACCATCACCGTCGGTTCGGTAGCCACTGGCTTAGCAGGCTCACCAGCCTCCGTCACCAACAGCGGCTCATCCGCCGCCGCAGTCCTCAACTTCATCATCCCACAGGGCGCTGCCGGTTCTTCAGGCGGTGGCAGCAGCGGCTCCGGCATCTCCGCAGCCTCGGTCTACCACCCCATCTCGAACAGCTTCCTCTTCTACTCCGTAACGACAGCCAACTCCGGCATCACCGACACGGCCCCCGTCCTTACCTGGGTCCCCAACGGCTGCACCGCTACCAGCCTCATGGTCTACTCCGAGCAGGGAAACCAGATCACGGTACGCCTACGGCAAGGTTCGCCCACCGCCCTGAACGACACCGCCCTCACCTGCACAGCCTCAGCCAACATCCCCTGCACCGCTACCGGCAGCGTCCCTGTACCACCCGGCAGCTTCATCGACCTCAGTGTCCTCGGAGCCAACGGCACCGCCTCACCCGTATGGACAGCCCTCGTCTGTAACTAA
- a CDS encoding 1,9-bis(guanidino)-5-aza-nonane synthase, translating into MPTKKELLSRPIQHIDIKQHNVVPLVEAMSKMAYSSRDTARAASIYDMMLRDTECGVILCLAGSLISAGLQKIIVDLVRNNMVDAIVSTGANIVDQDFFEALGFNHYIAGDEYKYGAEDATLRELMIDRIYDTFIDEEELRICDEATHQITNSLEPRPYSSREFIQAMGKYLVDNQKTPQDGGRDSIVLAAYEKNVPIFCPAFSDCSAGFGLVAHQHARQGKPMVSIDSAKDFYEITKLKIENPTTGLLMIGGGVPKNFAQDIVVAADILGTEASMHKYAIQITVADARDGALSGSTLKEASSWGKVDLTYEQMVFAEATMALPLIAGYAFHKDAQAARTGKNFATILDRVAVTA; encoded by the coding sequence ATGCCTACGAAAAAAGAGCTTCTCTCCCGCCCCATTCAGCACATCGACATCAAGCAGCACAACGTCGTCCCCCTCGTCGAAGCGATGAGCAAGATGGCTTACAGCTCGCGTGACACCGCCCGCGCCGCTTCCATCTACGACATGATGCTGCGCGATACCGAGTGCGGCGTCATCCTCTGCCTGGCTGGGTCGCTGATCTCCGCCGGTCTGCAAAAGATCATCGTCGACCTCGTGCGCAACAACATGGTGGACGCCATTGTTTCGACCGGCGCCAACATCGTTGACCAGGATTTCTTCGAGGCACTTGGCTTCAACCACTACATCGCCGGCGATGAGTATAAGTACGGCGCTGAAGACGCGACGCTTCGCGAGTTGATGATCGATCGCATCTACGACACCTTCATCGATGAGGAAGAGCTTCGTATCTGCGACGAGGCGACTCACCAGATCACGAACTCGCTTGAGCCGCGTCCTTACAGCTCGCGCGAGTTCATCCAGGCGATGGGCAAGTACCTTGTCGACAACCAGAAGACTCCGCAGGATGGCGGTCGCGACTCGATCGTTCTGGCGGCGTATGAGAAGAATGTTCCGATCTTCTGCCCGGCCTTCTCGGACTGCTCGGCGGGCTTTGGGCTGGTTGCTCATCAGCATGCACGGCAGGGTAAGCCGATGGTCTCGATCGACTCGGCCAAGGACTTCTACGAGATCACGAAGCTGAAGATCGAGAATCCAACGACCGGTCTGCTGATGATCGGCGGCGGTGTTCCCAAGAACTTCGCGCAGGATATTGTTGTGGCCGCTGACATTCTGGGCACCGAGGCTTCGATGCACAAGTACGCGATCCAGATCACGGTGGCGGATGCTCGCGATGGGGCGCTTTCGGGATCGACCCTGAAGGAGGCTAGCTCCTGGGGTAAGGTCGACCTGACCTATGAGCAGATGGTCTTTGCCGAGGCGACGATGGCGCTGCCGCTGATCGCGGGCTACGCCTTCCACAAGGATGCTCAGGCGGCGCGGACGGGTAAGAACTTCGCGACGATCCTTGATCGGGTTGCTGTCACGGCTTAG
- a CDS encoding nuclear transport factor 2-like protein: MQEQIREALNAHWHASAVGDANAEHDIYDDDAICDYPQSGERIFGRSNLQALRSHHPGKPSGFNVRRISGKGDLWITEYTITYQGRPAYTVSIMEFRNGKVVHETQYFADPFEAPAWRSEWVQRIG, from the coding sequence ATGCAAGAGCAAATCCGGGAAGCCCTGAACGCGCATTGGCATGCCTCGGCAGTAGGCGATGCAAACGCGGAACACGATATCTACGACGACGATGCCATCTGTGATTATCCCCAGTCCGGCGAGCGGATCTTCGGTCGAAGCAATCTGCAGGCCTTGCGGAGTCATCATCCTGGTAAGCCATCAGGATTCAACGTCAGGCGGATCTCCGGAAAGGGTGATCTCTGGATCACGGAGTACACCATCACCTATCAAGGCCGACCGGCATACACAGTCAGCATCATGGAGTTCCGCAACGGTAAGGTCGTGCACGAGACGCAGTATTTCGCAGACCCTTTCGAGGCTCCGGCCTGGCGGAGCGAGTGGGTTCAGCGCATCGGATAA
- a CDS encoding VOC family protein — MKMQRREVLAVLTAAAGSALLPGSFLGAETAPVPNALPKERVTGIGGLFFRAQDPKALAQWYQDHLGVFVTPQSSDDPVWNQQAGPTSFTPFPEKTKYIGDATKQWMINFRVVDLDKMVAQLESAGVTVKLDPTAYPYGRFAHTHDPEGNSIELWQPQTSAAVK, encoded by the coding sequence ATGAAGATGCAACGCCGCGAAGTGCTTGCAGTACTCACCGCCGCTGCCGGATCGGCACTGCTGCCTGGATCATTTTTGGGCGCAGAGACAGCGCCAGTACCCAACGCTTTGCCAAAGGAGAGAGTGACTGGTATCGGTGGCCTGTTTTTTCGTGCGCAGGATCCCAAGGCTTTGGCGCAGTGGTATCAAGACCATCTCGGTGTCTTCGTCACTCCGCAGAGTAGTGACGATCCTGTTTGGAATCAGCAGGCAGGACCGACGAGCTTTACACCCTTCCCCGAGAAGACCAAATACATTGGCGATGCGACCAAGCAGTGGATGATCAACTTTCGTGTGGTCGATCTGGACAAGATGGTCGCGCAGCTGGAGTCGGCAGGTGTCACAGTGAAGTTGGATCCTACAGCGTACCCCTATGGTCGCTTTGCACACACTCATGACCCGGAAGGCAATTCAATCGAGCTATGGCAGCCTCAAACTTCGGCAGCCGTGAAGTAA
- a CDS encoding threonine synthase — MPAIAYLECVRCHHHVSAETPQTLCPLCAGSLYVRYDMESLKKTAKREEIVPRAAASPASLGMWRYASVLPDVTPVTLGEGWTPMIQSKRYAGLFVKEEGANPTGTFKARGLGLAVTMAKHYGLQHLAVPSAGNAAGALAAYAAAAGIAAHIFMPQDVPFANYLEGIIYGADVTMVDGLISDCARMVGENIKAQKEAGTPANEVWFDISTLKEPFRVEGKKTMGYELVEQLGWTYPDAVFYPTGGGVGLIGMWKAFEEMEALGWVSGKRPKMYALQASGCAPVVKAFDEGKEASEFYQNAATFAAGLRVPKPYGDAIILDILRQSGGEAIASTDEEILASILDWAKNEGLFLSPEGAAATAAYDKLLASGDLKASDKVVLFNTGAGLKYTDMTAEAMHLKRPGSLPTSIKMGGIIYPQ; from the coding sequence ATGCCTGCTATCGCTTACCTCGAGTGTGTTCGTTGCCATCACCACGTCTCTGCTGAGACCCCGCAGACCCTCTGCCCACTCTGCGCAGGGTCGCTCTACGTCCGCTACGATATGGAGTCGCTGAAGAAGACCGCAAAGCGCGAGGAGATCGTTCCCCGCGCCGCCGCCAGTCCGGCGAGCCTTGGCATGTGGCGCTACGCAAGCGTCCTGCCCGACGTAACCCCCGTGACCCTCGGCGAAGGCTGGACGCCGATGATCCAAAGCAAACGGTACGCCGGGCTGTTCGTTAAGGAAGAGGGCGCGAACCCCACAGGCACCTTCAAGGCGCGCGGCCTCGGGCTCGCCGTCACGATGGCGAAGCACTATGGCCTGCAGCATCTCGCCGTGCCAAGCGCCGGTAATGCAGCCGGAGCACTAGCCGCCTACGCCGCAGCGGCGGGCATTGCGGCACACATCTTCATGCCGCAGGACGTTCCCTTCGCGAACTATCTGGAAGGCATCATCTATGGCGCGGACGTCACGATGGTCGACGGCCTCATCTCCGACTGCGCCCGCATGGTCGGCGAGAACATCAAGGCCCAAAAGGAAGCAGGCACTCCAGCGAACGAGGTCTGGTTCGACATCTCAACCTTGAAGGAGCCCTTCCGCGTCGAGGGTAAGAAGACCATGGGCTATGAACTGGTCGAGCAGCTCGGCTGGACCTACCCGGATGCAGTCTTCTATCCAACCGGCGGTGGCGTAGGCCTGATCGGTATGTGGAAGGCCTTCGAGGAGATGGAAGCACTAGGCTGGGTATCAGGAAAACGTCCAAAGATGTACGCACTCCAGGCGAGTGGCTGTGCGCCCGTTGTCAAGGCGTTCGATGAGGGCAAGGAAGCCAGCGAGTTCTACCAGAACGCAGCAACATTTGCGGCAGGCCTGCGCGTGCCTAAACCCTACGGCGACGCCATCATTCTCGACATCCTACGACAGTCAGGCGGCGAAGCCATCGCGTCGACCGACGAAGAAATTCTGGCAAGTATCCTCGATTGGGCCAAAAACGAAGGCCTCTTCCTCTCACCCGAGGGCGCAGCCGCAACGGCAGCCTACGACAAACTGCTGGCAAGCGGCGACTTGAAGGCTTCAGACAAGGTCGTCCTCTTCAACACCGGCGCAGGTCTCAAATACACCGACATGACCGCCGAGGCCATGCACCTCAAGCGCCCGGGCAGCCTGCCCACCTCCATCAAGATGGGCGGCATCATCTATCCGCAATGA
- a CDS encoding MATE family efflux transporter yields the protein MKHIRREIPLMFRLALPLILAEIGWMSMGIVDTVMVGHLPNSAVSLGAAALGQVLYHTLAFGVGGVLIGLDTVLSQAFGAKRIDDANRSLQHGLLLAAGLTVILMLMVAAMGPGIAMLHTDPVILRMALPFLNALNWGTPALFLWMVLRRYLQAFNHVRSIAVTLISANLINVLFNWLFIYEHHWRYLSIPAYGVTGSGWSTMLSRCYQAALMFGYLVWYQRKCGYGLFQTKWRFEGSRLRELIVLGAPVGAQIFVEVAIFGAVTAIISTFGALPLSGHQIALDCASFTFMVPMAIATAASVRVGQAIGRRDVEGARAAGWSGILLGAVFMLTASCIFLIFPKLIARGFSPDPHVIAATTPILMIVAVFQLFDGLQMTATGALRGAGNTRVGLYVHFSSYWLVGLPVGWFFGFHMHLGAVGLWLGLCLGLILAGVALTLIWWRTTGEMVGIIARSRQAVPSTL from the coding sequence ATGAAACACATACGCCGTGAAATCCCGCTCATGTTCCGCCTCGCTCTGCCCCTCATCCTGGCGGAGATCGGCTGGATGTCGATGGGCATCGTCGACACAGTGATGGTCGGGCATCTGCCGAACTCGGCGGTCTCACTCGGAGCCGCAGCGCTCGGACAGGTGCTGTACCACACGCTGGCCTTCGGAGTGGGCGGCGTACTCATCGGTCTGGACACGGTCCTGTCCCAGGCCTTCGGCGCAAAGCGGATCGACGACGCAAACCGCTCGCTGCAACATGGCCTGCTCCTGGCTGCCGGACTGACCGTGATCCTGATGTTGATGGTGGCAGCCATGGGGCCGGGAATCGCGATGCTCCACACCGACCCAGTCATCCTGCGTATGGCGCTGCCGTTTCTGAACGCGCTCAACTGGGGCACGCCCGCACTCTTCCTGTGGATGGTCCTGCGGCGCTACCTTCAGGCATTCAACCATGTGCGGTCGATCGCGGTGACGCTCATCTCGGCGAACCTGATCAATGTGCTCTTCAACTGGCTGTTTATATACGAGCATCACTGGCGCTACCTGTCGATCCCGGCGTATGGCGTCACCGGTTCAGGCTGGTCGACCATGCTCTCGCGCTGCTATCAGGCGGCGCTCATGTTCGGCTATCTCGTCTGGTACCAGCGAAAATGCGGCTACGGTCTATTCCAGACGAAATGGCGCTTTGAGGGAAGCCGCCTGCGAGAGTTGATCGTGCTCGGCGCACCCGTAGGCGCACAGATTTTTGTAGAGGTGGCAATCTTCGGAGCCGTAACGGCGATCATCTCCACCTTCGGGGCGCTGCCCTTGTCGGGTCACCAGATCGCCCTGGATTGCGCCAGCTTCACCTTCATGGTGCCGATGGCCATCGCGACCGCCGCTTCCGTGCGGGTGGGCCAGGCGATCGGGCGTCGAGATGTCGAGGGAGCACGGGCAGCGGGATGGTCCGGCATCCTGCTCGGCGCAGTCTTCATGCTCACGGCCTCGTGTATCTTCCTCATCTTTCCAAAACTCATCGCGCGCGGCTTCTCGCCCGACCCGCACGTCATCGCAGCGACGACGCCAATCCTGATGATCGTAGCCGTATTCCAGCTCTTTGACGGCCTCCAGATGACCGCGACCGGAGCACTGCGCGGAGCGGGGAACACGCGGGTCGGCCTCTACGTGCACTTCTCAAGCTACTGGCTTGTAGGCCTCCCGGTGGGATGGTTCTTCGGCTTCCACATGCACCTCGGCGCCGTAGGGCTATGGCTCGGATTGTGCCTTGGGCTGATTCTGGCAGGCGTAGCGCTCACCTTGATCTGGTGGCGAACAACTGGCGAGATGGTCGGAATTATTGCGCGGAGCCGGCAGGCGGTTCCCTCGACTCTCTGA
- a CDS encoding M20/M25/M40 family metallo-hydrolase has protein sequence MTKLVLAPLLALAAACSAQTAGPKLTAVEATMVRAVDAEKSASLALLERIVDINSGTMNLPGVVAVKDVISPQLEALGFKVRWNPMEAFDKRAGDLVAEHACPAGAGKCGKRLLLIGHMDTVFEPSSSFQKYTIVPGTNGNVATGPGVNDMKGGLVVMLSALKAMKAAGALDMAEITIVLSGDEEAHGEPTDLSRRDMIEAGKRADVALEFENNSRIGGKDMIRISRRSSLSWRIETTGVSGHSSQIFNDHFGYGAIYELTRILDQFRTQLPEHGLTYNVGMVLGGATATVNPTNTGGSATGKSNVIPPTALASGDIRTLSNDQTERTEARMRVIVRDHLPKTGATITFNEGYPAMAETDAAHALVGQLNEVNAALGLAPQEIMDPMLGGAGDIAFVAPYVPAGLVGTGAMGEGAHAEGETVFLDSIPREAKRMALLMYRLSKT, from the coding sequence ATGACAAAGCTGGTTCTCGCACCCCTGCTGGCCCTCGCAGCCGCTTGCTCCGCCCAGACTGCTGGGCCTAAGCTGACCGCGGTCGAAGCCACGATGGTCCGCGCTGTGGATGCTGAGAAGTCAGCCTCCCTTGCTCTGCTCGAGAGGATCGTCGACATCAACAGCGGCACGATGAATCTTCCGGGAGTCGTGGCTGTAAAAGATGTCATTTCTCCACAGCTGGAAGCGCTCGGCTTCAAGGTTCGCTGGAACCCGATGGAAGCCTTCGACAAGCGCGCTGGCGACCTCGTCGCTGAACACGCCTGTCCGGCAGGCGCGGGTAAATGCGGTAAACGGCTGCTCCTGATCGGCCACATGGACACCGTATTCGAGCCTTCCAGCAGCTTCCAGAAGTACACGATCGTGCCCGGCACCAACGGCAATGTCGCTACTGGTCCGGGCGTCAACGACATGAAGGGCGGACTTGTTGTCATGCTCTCCGCGCTCAAGGCTATGAAGGCTGCAGGCGCGCTCGATATGGCCGAGATCACGATTGTGCTGAGTGGGGACGAAGAGGCTCACGGAGAGCCGACGGACCTAAGCCGCCGCGACATGATTGAGGCTGGCAAGCGAGCCGACGTGGCGCTGGAGTTTGAGAACAACTCGCGGATTGGCGGGAAGGACATGATCCGCATCAGCCGGCGAAGTTCGCTGAGCTGGCGGATTGAGACTACGGGCGTCTCTGGCCACTCCTCGCAGATCTTCAATGACCACTTCGGCTATGGAGCCATTTACGAACTCACGCGCATCCTCGACCAGTTCCGGACGCAACTTCCGGAGCATGGTCTTACCTACAACGTGGGCATGGTCCTTGGCGGAGCGACCGCGACCGTTAACCCTACGAACACAGGCGGTTCAGCCACTGGGAAGAGCAACGTCATTCCGCCGACGGCGCTTGCCAGCGGGGACATTCGCACGCTCTCCAACGATCAGACCGAGCGGACTGAGGCCAGGATGCGCGTGATCGTTCGCGACCATCTTCCCAAGACCGGAGCGACGATCACCTTCAACGAGGGCTATCCTGCGATGGCCGAGACGGATGCAGCGCATGCGCTCGTCGGGCAGCTCAACGAGGTCAATGCGGCACTTGGACTTGCGCCGCAGGAGATCATGGACCCGATGCTTGGTGGCGCGGGTGACATCGCCTTTGTGGCTCCTTACGTTCCTGCTGGCCTTGTTGGAACGGGAGCGATGGGCGAGGGTGCTCATGCGGAGGGCGAGACTGTTTTTCTGGACTCGATACCCAGAGAGGCGAAGCGCATGGCGCTGCTGATGTACCGTCTATCGAAGACTTAG
- a CDS encoding DMT family transporter, producing the protein MPHEKNRLLGFGACALASSLWGCGFFFGKIALAEMSVGHMVLYRFLFGAVVMLPLLLTHLPTFNRNEWGLLLLASFLGVPLQFMIQFLGLSLTTVSHASLMVGTMPVILAVGAAIFAHERMDAIGWLALGTSTCGAALIALSGKHGHPGDASLQGDLLVVFSLAIALFWLLINKRLMERHSHIAVTAYGIVLGTLMLLAWVPLRYGAPPIHHVSPKAWVALAASGILCTATTTLLWNWGMTQVPASQAGVLLNMEPLLGSLLGIFVLGDRLGPGAWVGGALILAAAVTLTTHSKTQVREPVSI; encoded by the coding sequence ACTTTGGGGTTGCGGCTTCTTCTTCGGAAAGATTGCTCTCGCCGAGATGTCTGTCGGCCACATGGTTCTCTATCGCTTCCTCTTCGGAGCGGTGGTGATGCTCCCGCTGCTGCTCACGCATCTGCCGACCTTCAATCGCAACGAGTGGGGCCTTCTCCTTCTGGCATCGTTCCTCGGCGTTCCTCTTCAATTCATGATCCAGTTCCTCGGGCTTTCGCTTACCACCGTTAGCCACGCGTCGCTGATGGTGGGCACCATGCCCGTCATCCTCGCGGTGGGCGCTGCCATCTTTGCGCACGAGCGCATGGACGCGATCGGCTGGCTTGCCCTGGGAACTTCAACCTGCGGGGCAGCCCTCATCGCCCTTAGCGGCAAACATGGCCATCCAGGCGATGCTTCGCTGCAGGGAGACCTGCTTGTTGTCTTCTCGCTTGCTATCGCGCTCTTCTGGCTCCTCATCAACAAGCGCCTGATGGAGCGTCACAGCCACATTGCCGTCACCGCTTACGGAATTGTCCTCGGCACCCTCATGCTGCTCGCCTGGGTACCGCTTCGTTACGGTGCTCCGCCGATCCATCATGTTTCGCCCAAAGCCTGGGTTGCCTTAGCGGCGAGCGGCATCCTTTGCACGGCCACCACGACCCTCCTCTGGAACTGGGGCATGACCCAGGTTCCCGCTTCTCAGGCTGGCGTTCTTCTCAACATGGAGCCGCTTCTAGGCTCCCTCCTCGGCATCTTCGTTCTCGGCGACCGTCTCGGTCCCGGCGCATGGGTTGGTGGAGCCCTCATTCTTGCCGCAGCCGTTACGCTTACGACTCACAGCAAGACGCAGGTCCGCGAGCCTGTCAGTATCTAG